A portion of the uncultured Draconibacterium sp. genome contains these proteins:
- a CDS encoding glycoside hydrolase family 88 protein — MIPLMNKLKLIVLILFLWSCSSNKTPREISSNVNLIEERLKASIKIFAEARNYDLVSPRSASNGMIRMVPTTDWTSGFFAGELWMMYELTSDSYWKEKASQYTLSLENEKWNSKTHDIGIKMYCSFGKAWENTKDPLYREILIQSAKSLASRFKPNIGCIRSLDYDLERWDYPVTIDNMMSLELLFWAAKETGNELFREIAVENAKNTMTNHFREDYSSYQVADYNPETGEVQARNTISGYSDESAWSRGQAYGLYGFTMVYRETGDKKFLYHAENIAAYILNHPNLSENKIPYWDFNAPDIPNEPYDASAAAIIASALYELSSYSTNKDEYILAADKILETLFSDEFLANPKDNYGFLLRHSTGAKAQGLEVDTPIIYADYYFLEAFCRSRILKLKNDK; from the coding sequence ATGATTCCACTAATGAATAAACTAAAACTTATTGTACTTATTCTGTTCCTTTGGTCTTGTAGTTCCAATAAAACACCGAGGGAAATTTCATCAAATGTTAATTTAATAGAAGAAAGACTCAAAGCTTCGATTAAAATATTTGCTGAAGCAAGAAACTATGATTTAGTTTCACCAAGGTCTGCCAGTAATGGAATGATACGAATGGTGCCAACCACCGACTGGACAAGTGGCTTTTTTGCCGGGGAATTATGGATGATGTATGAATTAACCTCTGATTCTTATTGGAAAGAAAAGGCATCACAATATACTTTATCACTTGAAAACGAAAAATGGAATAGCAAAACACACGACATAGGAATTAAGATGTATTGTAGTTTTGGTAAGGCCTGGGAAAATACAAAAGATCCTTTATATCGTGAGATACTCATTCAGTCGGCAAAATCACTTGCAAGCCGGTTTAAACCAAATATTGGTTGTATTCGCTCCTTGGATTATGATTTGGAACGATGGGATTACCCGGTAACAATTGATAATATGATGAGCCTGGAATTGCTGTTTTGGGCTGCAAAAGAAACCGGGAATGAACTGTTCAGGGAAATAGCAGTGGAGAATGCTAAAAATACAATGACTAATCACTTTCGGGAAGATTATTCATCATACCAGGTTGCCGATTATAATCCTGAAACAGGAGAAGTACAAGCACGAAATACAATTAGTGGTTATTCGGATGAAAGTGCCTGGAGCAGGGGACAGGCCTATGGACTTTATGGTTTTACCATGGTATATCGCGAAACCGGTGACAAGAAGTTTTTGTATCACGCAGAGAATATCGCTGCCTACATTTTAAATCATCCCAACCTCTCTGAAAATAAGATTCCATACTGGGATTTTAATGCTCCGGATATACCTAATGAACCTTACGATGCATCAGCCGCCGCTATTATTGCATCAGCATTGTACGAACTGAGTTCTTATTCGACCAATAAGGATGAATATATTCTTGCTGCTGATAAGATATTAGAAACTCTTTTCAGTGATGAGTTTCTAGCCAACCCTAAAGATAACTATGGATTCTTACTTAGACATTCAACAGGGGCGAAAGCTCAGGGTTTAGAGGTTGATACACCGATTATTTACGCGGACTATTATTTTTTGGAAGCTTTTTGCAGATCAAGAATTTTAAAGCTTAAGAATGACAAATAG
- a CDS encoding two-component regulator propeller domain-containing protein, translated as MKSIRTIRTILIFFLLFGIKMVCANKNDLRFQQISPPGGFTLDRIQSINQDNLGYIWLGTSQGLIRYDSHNAKWFQPIPGDSLSLSSRRVQDIFCDDLNQIWVSTNDGLCLFDRSTQQFRRIKYTYEDGSKPHNLIRATLKISDEKLLIIDHLYLGCLNLRTNQFSRIDTNQIQLPTTIYRDNSNRIWIGTSTGDIFLYNPIENSVKKLISNNVEVRCIYTDNNQIWIGTEGQGAKLFDLEGNLIKQLSFVDAVNNSNKGHVRVIKRDTYGRLWFGTYQGLFMDDGRKLTRFKPEDYPGLPHNSIYEIFEDQQGGLWFGTWSGGVALIHHSDNNFETFRHSSSPNSISSNTATALTLISNNNMLVGTELGGLNKLNINIGEFNNIQLSENESIQNIKSLCKDTKGGIWVGTFRKGLWYKSAVSNKFKVFDFGPDDGKHISQSSVYSLCAVDSGVWIGTFPAGGVNFYSFKTKSIRRCFLDRNDGVDWAHITPYDLLADTKSNLWIGTVYGAIYKIHIPTGQITKRETSDLAALDISNTIHYFWENSSGEVWIGTNKGILIYNPESTSFKTFNPDGVLTGKSIYSVIQDANKQIWIATNNGLFLYNPEQNTARNFLYSDGIQSNLFYPKSVAQDVMGNIYFGGPNGITKINPNNIKLNDRKPFTIINEITTKDNRTIYPVYSKNHEIEEVIFRPGENTLRFSFSADNYLMPEKNRYKYRLVNYYDDWIDIGNEGSVLLTSVKPGEYIFEVKACNNDGIWNETPTQLKFEIKKYWYNSNLAYVVYFLFLATLTYFIARFYLSQLKLKRAVMLEKQQRENEEQMHEMKLKFFTNISHEFRTPLTLISWPLKRLMNAENITKEQREELDVVNRNSNRLLQLINQLIDIRKLEKEKSKLNISRTNIIDFTKELQKGFSVEAKSREISFLFESPHSVVEIEADLEKLDTILYNLLSNAYKYVADKGQVKVSIAKNKINASTTYSNQLSFGEILVDEFIEISIEDNGAGIDNEDLLKIFTRFEQGKQTERKDLNRAKGSGLGLAMCKDFTLLHHGKITVQSERGKGSRFTVHLPVKQKAQKVLFDSHQEIKNLNLEQNSKTQIKNKVKPEEWNQILIVEDNPDFRKFISKYLNQYYQIQSASDGKEALQMLKKHNIDVIVSDVMMPEMDGFELCSIVKTQIETSHIPVILLTALSSSENLIAGLDKGADAYLTKPFDEEVLVKQIENIIAQRRRIQENFSKQFIGKDTIEVGSLDNFFLNKVRDVIEKNLTEESFSMEALAEELMISRSKLHRKIKSLSGITTSEFVNLVRIKKAVELITTENYRFNEVAYLVGFSSQSYFNRCFKKVYNVTPKEYFSEPKE; from the coding sequence ATGAAAAGCATTCGAACTATACGAACAATACTTATATTCTTCCTGCTGTTTGGGATTAAAATGGTTTGTGCCAACAAAAATGATCTTCGCTTTCAGCAGATATCGCCACCAGGAGGGTTTACTCTCGACCGGATTCAATCTATTAATCAAGACAACTTAGGTTATATATGGCTGGGAACCAGCCAGGGACTTATAAGATATGATTCGCATAACGCAAAATGGTTTCAGCCCATACCCGGCGATTCGTTAAGTTTGTCAAGCAGGAGGGTACAAGATATTTTTTGTGATGACTTGAATCAAATATGGGTATCAACAAATGATGGTTTATGCCTTTTTGATCGCAGCACGCAACAGTTCAGGCGCATTAAATATACCTACGAGGATGGCTCAAAACCTCATAATCTAATACGTGCAACTTTAAAAATAAGCGATGAAAAACTACTGATTATAGACCACTTATATTTGGGGTGTCTCAATTTGAGGACAAATCAATTTTCGCGAATAGATACAAACCAGATACAATTGCCGACCACCATATATAGAGACAATTCAAACAGGATTTGGATAGGGACAAGCACCGGGGACATTTTTCTTTATAATCCCATAGAGAATTCAGTAAAAAAATTGATTTCGAACAATGTTGAAGTCCGATGTATCTATACGGATAACAATCAAATATGGATAGGCACTGAAGGCCAGGGAGCTAAGCTATTTGATTTAGAAGGTAATCTCATTAAACAATTATCATTTGTAGATGCAGTCAATAATTCGAATAAGGGACATGTTAGAGTAATTAAAAGGGACACTTACGGGAGGTTATGGTTTGGAACCTACCAAGGATTATTTATGGATGACGGCAGAAAACTAACCCGCTTTAAACCTGAAGATTACCCAGGCCTACCACATAATTCTATTTATGAGATATTTGAAGATCAACAAGGGGGATTGTGGTTTGGAACCTGGTCGGGAGGCGTTGCCTTAATTCACCATTCTGATAATAATTTCGAAACATTCCGACATAGTTCTTCTCCCAATTCAATTAGCAGCAACACAGCTACAGCTTTAACTCTGATAAGCAATAATAACATGCTTGTTGGGACTGAACTTGGGGGTTTAAACAAGCTCAACATAAACATCGGAGAATTCAACAATATCCAACTTTCGGAAAATGAATCAATTCAGAACATCAAATCATTATGTAAAGACACAAAAGGTGGCATTTGGGTAGGAACATTCAGAAAAGGCTTGTGGTATAAATCTGCCGTTAGTAATAAATTTAAGGTATTCGATTTCGGTCCCGATGATGGAAAACACATTTCGCAATCCAGTGTTTATTCATTATGTGCTGTTGATTCTGGAGTTTGGATTGGTACTTTCCCCGCAGGAGGTGTTAATTTCTATAGTTTTAAAACCAAATCTATACGACGTTGTTTCCTGGATAGAAATGATGGTGTCGATTGGGCTCATATTACTCCATACGACTTATTGGCCGATACAAAATCAAATTTGTGGATAGGTACAGTTTATGGCGCAATATATAAAATTCATATCCCTACCGGGCAAATAACAAAAAGAGAAACAAGTGATCTTGCTGCTTTAGATATAAGTAATACCATCCACTATTTTTGGGAAAACAGTTCAGGCGAGGTGTGGATTGGCACAAACAAGGGAATTTTAATATACAATCCTGAGTCAACAAGTTTTAAAACGTTTAATCCAGATGGGGTTTTAACCGGGAAAAGCATATATAGTGTAATCCAAGATGCGAATAAACAAATTTGGATAGCTACAAACAATGGACTTTTTTTATATAATCCCGAACAAAATACAGCGCGTAACTTCCTATATTCCGATGGCATTCAAAGTAATCTGTTTTATCCAAAATCGGTTGCTCAGGATGTAATGGGGAACATCTATTTTGGAGGTCCTAATGGCATTACCAAAATCAATCCGAATAATATAAAATTAAACGACAGAAAGCCTTTTACAATTATTAATGAAATAACAACAAAAGACAATAGAACCATATATCCTGTCTATTCTAAAAATCATGAAATTGAGGAAGTCATTTTTCGTCCCGGAGAAAACACTTTGCGTTTCAGCTTCTCTGCCGACAATTATTTGATGCCAGAAAAAAACAGGTATAAATACCGCCTGGTAAATTATTACGATGATTGGATTGATATTGGCAATGAAGGAAGCGTTTTATTGACCAGTGTTAAACCGGGTGAATATATTTTTGAGGTTAAGGCATGTAATAATGATGGAATTTGGAACGAAACACCCACCCAGCTAAAATTTGAAATAAAAAAATACTGGTACAACTCAAACCTTGCGTATGTTGTTTATTTTCTGTTTTTAGCCACCCTAACCTATTTTATAGCTCGATTTTATTTAAGTCAGCTAAAACTAAAAAGAGCTGTTATGCTTGAAAAACAACAGCGTGAAAATGAAGAACAAATGCATGAAATGAAATTGAAGTTCTTCACCAACATTTCGCATGAGTTCAGAACACCACTTACGCTTATATCATGGCCATTAAAACGGCTGATGAATGCGGAGAACATCACTAAGGAGCAACGGGAAGAACTGGATGTTGTAAATCGAAATTCAAACCGGCTACTTCAGCTAATTAACCAACTAATAGATATTCGGAAATTGGAAAAAGAAAAGAGCAAATTGAATATTTCCAGGACTAATATTATTGATTTTACAAAAGAATTGCAAAAAGGTTTTTCTGTTGAAGCAAAGTCCAGAGAAATAAGTTTTTTATTTGAATCGCCGCATTCCGTAGTTGAAATTGAAGCTGATCTTGAAAAACTGGATACCATTCTTTATAATCTGCTCTCAAATGCATATAAATACGTTGCAGATAAAGGACAGGTTAAAGTATCCATCGCCAAAAATAAAATTAATGCAAGCACCACATATTCAAACCAATTAAGTTTTGGAGAAATACTTGTTGACGAATTTATTGAGATAAGTATTGAGGATAATGGTGCCGGAATTGACAATGAAGATTTACTTAAAATTTTCACCAGGTTTGAACAAGGAAAACAAACGGAAAGAAAAGATCTGAATAGAGCAAAAGGAAGTGGTTTAGGTTTAGCTATGTGTAAAGACTTTACCTTATTGCACCATGGCAAAATAACCGTGCAGAGTGAAAGAGGTAAAGGATCGCGTTTTACCGTACATTTGCCTGTTAAACAGAAGGCACAAAAAGTTCTTTTTGATAGTCATCAAGAGATTAAGAACCTAAATCTTGAGCAAAATTCAAAGACTCAAATTAAAAATAAAGTAAAACCGGAAGAATGGAATCAAATTCTGATTGTTGAAGACAATCCCGATTTTAGGAAATTCATTTCAAAATATTTAAATCAATACTACCAAATTCAATCCGCATCAGATGGAAAAGAAGCTCTTCAGATGCTAAAAAAGCACAACATCGATGTAATTGTTTCGGATGTTATGATGCCGGAAATGGATGGATTTGAGCTATGCAGTATTGTAAAAACTCAGATCGAAACCAGTCATATTCCCGTCATTTTATTGACCGCACTATCGTCTTCCGAAAATTTAATAGCAGGTTTGGACAAAGGTGCAGATGCCTATTTAACAAAACCTTTTGATGAAGAGGTATTGGTAAAACAAATTGAAAATATAATTGCACAAAGGAGAAGGATTCAGGAAAATTTCAGCAAACAATTTATAGGTAAGGATACGATTGAGGTGGGTAGCCTTGACAACTTCTTTCTCAACAAAGTACGCGATGTTATTGAAAAGAACCTTACTGAAGAAAGCTTTAGTATGGAAGCTTTGGCAGAGGAATTAATGATAAGCAGAAGTAAACTTCATCGAAAAATAAAATCACTTTCGGGTATAACAACATCAGAGTTTGTAAACCTGGTTCGAATAAAAAAAGCTGTTGAACTCATTACAACTGAAAACTATCGTTTTAATGAAGTAGCATACCTGGTTGGTTTTTCCAGCCAGTCGTATTTTAACCGGTGCTTTAAAAAAGTTTACAATGTTACTCCAAAAGAGTACTTTTCGGAACCAAAAGAATAG
- a CDS encoding alpha-L-rhamnosidase C-terminal domain-containing protein gives MNKPILIFGLIFLGLTLSAQNLVTVNPDLLKEKWTAKWITHPDITGEEEGVYLFKKVVTLDVSPHSYVINVSADNRYVLYINDNVVARGPARGDLNRWFFETLDISPYLKEGENHIAAKVWNMAELKPTAQMSYVTGLIIQGNTEKEKAINTDQSWRVTIDKAYSFYSINHLKRYYASGPGEKFSGSLHPWNWETSGEYLSWLQAKEGNNGATLKSLAQTGRFEKRMLFPRSIPMMEAKQQTFATVRRTEGIENVDVLINGNTSVEIPANSSVKILLDQGCLTNAYPQLIYSKGDNSTIKITYAESLFYPEDGEPTFSKGNRDVVEGKVIWGNFDIVEVDGGDNRFFEPLWWRCFRYVELEITTESEPLVLEHFSSEFTAYPLELKSKFECDNPDFSDIFDVAWRTQRLCAGETFFDCPYYEQLQYTGDTRIQGLITAYNSGDTLLWKDAIQDYYDSRLPFGLTQSRYPSSTTQIIGTFSLVWITMVHDYMMHCQDDQFIQKMIPAILDILNWYDERTESNGMLGRLESWLFVDWVDEWQTGYPPLTSSKKYSSIIGLQYVYTIQKAMDIFDEFGMPGVKKQWEQKAGITRNAILSNCWDDEKQLLADTPDKDKFSQHANVFAVLTNTFDPGMQKELLRRILSDKSIAQCSYYFDFYLVEALKKAGLADSYLSTLTPLKELIDNGLTTFPEKADPTRSDCHAWSASPAYYFFSLVCGIEPGTPGFNTVRIEPHLGNLEWIDGTMPHKFGEIKVSLKQTKNKKISGTIVLPTGLSGIFVWNGERISLNEGENHI, from the coding sequence ATGAATAAACCAATTCTAATTTTTGGATTAATATTTCTTGGGTTAACGTTAAGTGCCCAAAATTTAGTAACAGTAAATCCTGATTTATTAAAAGAAAAATGGACCGCGAAGTGGATTACTCATCCCGATATTACCGGTGAGGAAGAAGGCGTGTATTTGTTTAAAAAAGTTGTAACACTTGATGTAAGTCCCCATAGTTATGTAATCAATGTCTCAGCCGATAACCGATACGTTTTATACATAAACGACAATGTTGTTGCCCGAGGACCGGCTCGTGGCGATTTAAACCGGTGGTTTTTTGAAACGCTTGATATTTCGCCTTATTTAAAAGAAGGAGAGAACCATATAGCTGCAAAAGTTTGGAATATGGCAGAGCTAAAACCTACGGCTCAAATGTCATACGTAACGGGTTTGATCATACAGGGAAACACCGAAAAAGAAAAAGCCATTAATACGGATCAAAGCTGGAGGGTTACAATAGATAAAGCTTATTCGTTTTACAGTATAAATCACCTTAAAAGGTATTATGCTTCCGGTCCCGGCGAAAAATTCTCTGGGAGTTTGCATCCTTGGAATTGGGAAACATCCGGTGAATATTTATCCTGGTTACAAGCGAAGGAGGGGAATAATGGGGCAACTTTAAAAAGCCTGGCTCAAACGGGCAGATTTGAAAAACGGATGCTGTTTCCCCGATCGATACCGATGATGGAAGCAAAACAACAGACATTTGCAACAGTTAGAAGAACTGAAGGAATTGAAAATGTTGATGTGCTGATAAATGGTAATACGTCTGTTGAAATTCCGGCGAACAGTTCAGTGAAGATATTACTGGATCAGGGGTGCCTTACAAATGCTTACCCACAATTAATATACAGCAAAGGCGATAACAGCACCATTAAAATTACCTATGCCGAAAGTCTTTTCTATCCGGAAGATGGTGAACCTACTTTTTCAAAAGGCAATCGTGATGTTGTGGAGGGCAAAGTTATATGGGGTAATTTTGACATTGTAGAAGTGGATGGGGGAGACAATCGATTCTTTGAACCACTTTGGTGGAGGTGTTTCCGCTATGTGGAATTGGAAATAACCACAGAAAGTGAACCATTGGTTTTGGAGCATTTTAGTAGTGAATTTACAGCATACCCACTTGAACTGAAGTCGAAATTTGAATGCGACAATCCGGATTTTAGCGATATTTTTGATGTGGCCTGGCGTACCCAACGCTTATGTGCAGGCGAAACTTTCTTCGACTGTCCCTATTATGAACAACTTCAATACACCGGAGATACACGTATTCAGGGATTGATTACAGCCTACAATTCAGGCGACACTTTGCTCTGGAAAGACGCCATACAGGATTATTATGATTCGCGTTTACCGTTCGGACTCACTCAGTCGCGCTACCCCAGCAGCACGACACAAATAATTGGTACCTTCTCACTGGTGTGGATAACAATGGTTCACGATTATATGATGCACTGCCAGGATGACCAGTTTATTCAAAAAATGATCCCGGCCATTTTGGATATTCTAAATTGGTACGATGAACGGACGGAGAGCAATGGAATGCTGGGAAGGTTGGAAAGCTGGCTTTTTGTTGATTGGGTTGATGAATGGCAAACGGGTTATCCGCCGCTCACCAGTTCAAAAAAGTATTCGTCGATTATAGGTTTACAGTATGTGTACACCATTCAAAAGGCAATGGACATATTTGACGAATTCGGTATGCCGGGGGTAAAAAAACAGTGGGAGCAAAAAGCCGGAATTACCCGAAATGCAATACTATCAAATTGTTGGGATGATGAAAAACAACTGTTGGCTGATACCCCTGATAAGGATAAATTTAGTCAGCATGCCAATGTATTCGCCGTATTAACCAATACCTTCGATCCCGGGATGCAAAAAGAACTCCTGCGGCGAATTCTTAGTGATAAAAGCATTGCCCAATGCTCGTACTATTTTGATTTTTATCTTGTGGAAGCGCTTAAAAAAGCGGGTCTGGCTGATAGCTACCTATCAACATTAACCCCGCTAAAAGAACTAATTGATAACGGACTGACAACCTTTCCTGAAAAAGCCGATCCTACCAGATCAGACTGTCATGCGTGGAGCGCGTCACCTGCCTATTATTTCTTTTCACTGGTTTGTGGCATTGAACCCGGAACTCCCGGATTTAATACCGTACGCATTGAACCGCATTTAGGTAATTTGGAATGGATTGATGGCACAATGCCACATAAATTTGGTGAAATTAAGGTGAGCTTAAAGCAAACGAAGAACAAGAAAATCTCCGGAACCATAGTGCTTCCAACTGGTCTTTCGGGGATTTTTGTTTGGAATGGTGAACGTATTTCATTAAACGAAGGTGAAAATCATATTTAG
- a CDS encoding glycosyl hydrolase gives MLNRRKFIQSSIIAGGSSVLLPLGACQWAQKNIQVGNTTLASEDLFQLFQNPPAGAKPFVRWWWNGDCIEPDELERELNVMQAAGIGGVEINPIAKPDGGDPVDCECYDWLSPEWNQRVKGTIEMAKQRDMIVDLIMGSGWPFGGEFLKEDQFLQGVGIRKMEFDGPQTISLNVKEEWQLPGNDNSHKNPDAPDAELFFLQLIPHGASSEANLIDLMANVNDDGTIEIEVPKGKHDLYIGTKQRAYRTVMHGAPGSKGPVVDHYDADDVRAYMDKLANALEPELGGKMGDHIRSLFCDSIELSGANITDDFFEEFEKRRGYDLKPFIPLVYYHPYKGFTDELNYSEEFNDNIKRIRYDFNKTLVELFLERFTATFHKWANEHGMKSRYQAYGMPWLMGMLDGYRMVDIPESNNWIYSPNAKSHGFWIWNKYTSSGAHLSGAKVVSSETMTNTNGVFRATLETIKKYDDFNFISGINHSVLHGYNYSPPEAGFPGWVRYGAYFSDQNTWWPYFKLWSAYNARLSALFQNTTPVTDVAILTPEADIWKEWGLMRTPFYMNPWYNHDLWEGFSRVGIAADYINEGVLQRATARGPKLKSEKAEYKLVIVSGAKAIMPETAKAIYELAKQGVNFLFVDQLPSETPTYFEKDKGHREVQALMHKTSALENVVVQDAPENAESVTRWTSSVKDKFKLRVGISIDKEDEKLYVLKHQSNSDEIFFFSNQDENKEQVFKATFDNKSKTVWRWNPQSAERYLMPVSEPGVITIRLQPLESMLVVLNESKDGEAALIKYPDEKSLVVVDGDWKIKFIPFKGVEFEVESNKLFEFGNNTDQRIATFAGQVNYETSVELEDSDWSFLDLGIEKQITEAKINGVELGTRWWGRHLYAIPENLLRKGENKLQIKYTTTLANYANSLTENSAAKRWINLKEPEQMGLSSEVSLLKTRI, from the coding sequence ATGCTTAACAGAAGAAAATTTATTCAGAGCTCGATAATCGCCGGCGGCAGTAGCGTTTTATTGCCATTAGGTGCATGTCAATGGGCTCAAAAAAATATTCAGGTCGGTAATACTACTTTGGCAAGTGAAGACTTGTTTCAACTTTTCCAAAATCCACCGGCTGGTGCCAAACCTTTTGTGCGCTGGTGGTGGAATGGCGACTGTATCGAACCGGACGAACTGGAGCGGGAACTCAATGTGATGCAGGCTGCCGGAATCGGGGGTGTTGAAATAAATCCGATTGCCAAACCAGATGGTGGAGACCCGGTTGATTGCGAGTGTTACGACTGGCTGAGCCCCGAATGGAACCAACGTGTAAAAGGTACCATTGAAATGGCCAAACAACGCGATATGATTGTAGACCTGATTATGGGGTCGGGCTGGCCTTTTGGTGGAGAGTTTTTAAAAGAAGACCAGTTCTTACAAGGTGTCGGAATCCGCAAAATGGAATTTGATGGCCCGCAAACTATTTCATTAAATGTGAAGGAAGAATGGCAATTACCGGGTAACGACAATTCTCATAAAAATCCGGATGCCCCGGATGCCGAACTTTTTTTCCTGCAATTAATTCCACACGGCGCAAGCAGCGAAGCAAACCTGATTGATTTGATGGCGAATGTTAACGACGATGGAACAATTGAAATTGAGGTGCCAAAGGGGAAACACGATCTTTATATTGGAACCAAACAACGTGCCTACCGAACCGTAATGCATGGTGCCCCGGGATCGAAAGGACCGGTGGTAGACCATTACGATGCCGATGATGTTCGGGCCTACATGGATAAACTGGCTAATGCTCTGGAACCTGAACTGGGGGGCAAAATGGGAGACCACATTCGTTCATTATTTTGCGACAGTATAGAATTATCGGGAGCCAATATAACCGATGACTTTTTTGAAGAATTTGAAAAAAGAAGGGGCTACGATTTGAAACCATTCATCCCGCTAGTTTATTATCACCCGTACAAGGGCTTTACCGATGAATTGAACTATTCCGAAGAATTTAATGACAATATCAAAAGAATTCGGTACGATTTTAACAAAACACTTGTTGAATTATTTCTTGAAAGGTTTACAGCAACATTTCATAAATGGGCAAACGAGCATGGCATGAAAAGCCGCTACCAGGCATATGGAATGCCCTGGTTAATGGGCATGCTCGATGGGTACCGAATGGTTGATATACCGGAAAGTAACAACTGGATTTATTCGCCAAATGCCAAATCGCATGGTTTCTGGATATGGAATAAGTACACATCGTCAGGAGCCCACCTAAGCGGGGCAAAAGTGGTTAGCAGCGAAACAATGACAAACACCAATGGCGTATTTCGTGCCACGCTCGAGACGATCAAAAAATACGATGATTTTAATTTTATTTCGGGTATTAATCATTCTGTCTTGCACGGATATAATTATTCACCGCCCGAAGCTGGCTTCCCGGGATGGGTACGTTATGGCGCTTACTTTAGCGACCAAAATACATGGTGGCCGTATTTTAAACTTTGGAGTGCGTATAACGCCCGTTTATCTGCTTTATTCCAAAATACAACACCGGTTACCGATGTAGCTATTTTAACGCCGGAAGCCGACATTTGGAAAGAATGGGGACTTATGCGAACGCCATTTTATATGAATCCCTGGTATAACCATGATTTATGGGAAGGATTCAGCCGAGTTGGTATAGCTGCTGATTACATTAACGAAGGAGTATTGCAAAGAGCAACTGCCCGGGGGCCCAAACTGAAAAGTGAAAAGGCTGAATATAAGCTGGTAATTGTATCGGGCGCAAAAGCAATTATGCCGGAGACTGCAAAGGCTATTTATGAACTGGCCAAACAAGGCGTAAATTTTCTTTTTGTCGACCAACTGCCATCGGAAACACCAACGTATTTCGAAAAAGACAAAGGGCACCGCGAGGTTCAGGCTTTGATGCATAAAACTTCGGCTTTGGAAAATGTTGTTGTGCAGGATGCTCCTGAAAATGCCGAGTCGGTTACGCGCTGGACATCAAGTGTTAAGGATAAGTTTAAGCTGAGGGTGGGTATTTCCATTGATAAGGAGGATGAAAAGCTGTATGTATTGAAACATCAAAGCAATAGCGACGAAATTTTCTTTTTCTCCAACCAGGACGAAAACAAAGAACAGGTGTTTAAGGCAACTTTTGATAATAAATCGAAAACAGTTTGGCGCTGGAATCCACAATCAGCTGAACGGTATTTGATGCCAGTTTCTGAACCGGGAGTCATTACTATCAGGCTGCAGCCCCTTGAATCAATGCTGGTTGTATTAAACGAAAGCAAGGATGGAGAGGCAGCTTTAATCAAATATCCCGACGAAAAATCGCTTGTTGTCGTTGACGGTGATTGGAAAATTAAATTCATACCTTTTAAAGGAGTAGAATTTGAGGTGGAAAGTAACAAGTTGTTTGAGTTTGGTAACAACACCGACCAGCGAATTGCAACTTTTGCCGGGCAGGTTAATTATGAAACCAGTGTAGAATTGGAAGATTCTGATTGGAGCTTTTTGGACCTTGGAATCGAAAAGCAAATTACCGAGGCAAAAATCAACGGAGTTGAATTGGGTACACGCTGGTGGGGCCGGCATTTGTATGCTATTCCTGAGAATTTATTGAGAAAAGGCGAAAATAAGCTGCAAATAAAGTACACCACTACCCTGGCAAATTATGCCAATTCGTTAACCGAAAACAGTGCAGCAAAACGATGGATTAATTTGAAAGAACCGGAGCAGATGGGGCTAAGCTCAGAAGTGAGCTTATTAAAAACAAGAATTTAA
- a CDS encoding peroxiredoxin-like family protein produces MEHLEDFQKLVVNNARLVKGIKIGDTAPDFNLPNAFGKNISLSKILESGIVILKFYRGEWCPICNMDLREIQKHLPEIKSYGATLLAISPQKPDDALTITQKNELGYDVLSDENQEVIKLYNLQFDPGEDYHKRRDLTLLNGDGSKTLPVPATFIIDKHQKIIAGHIEPDYTQRMQPMAILKVLSEMK; encoded by the coding sequence ATGGAACATCTGGAGGACTTTCAAAAATTAGTTGTAAACAATGCCAGGCTGGTAAAAGGGATAAAAATTGGTGATACAGCACCTGATTTTAATTTGCCTAATGCCTTTGGAAAAAATATTTCACTGTCAAAAATACTTGAATCCGGAATAGTAATTCTAAAGTTTTATAGGGGTGAATGGTGCCCGATATGCAACATGGATCTTCGGGAGATACAAAAGCATTTGCCTGAGATAAAGTCTTATGGTGCCACCTTATTGGCAATAAGCCCGCAAAAACCTGATGATGCGCTTACCATAACGCAAAAAAATGAACTTGGTTATGATGTTCTTAGCGATGAAAATCAGGAAGTTATAAAATTGTATAATCTTCAGTTTGATCCAGGAGAGGACTATCACAAACGTCGTGATTTAACGCTATTAAATGGAGATGGTTCAAAAACGTTACCTGTACCGGCAACCTTCATTATTGATAAACATCAGAAAATAATAGCCGGTCATATAGAGCCTGATTACACTCAGCGGATGCAGCCAATGGCGATTTTGAAAGTTCTTTCGGAAATGAAGTAA